A genome region from Chloroflexota bacterium includes the following:
- a CDS encoding DUF433 domain-containing protein yields MDSLPSRITIDSNICHGKPVIRGLRYPVQSMLECLAGGDSIEDIVAAFPDLKRGDLLTCLEFAARSLEVKRSHLTAA; encoded by the coding sequence ATGGACTCGCTGCCCTCGCGCATCACCATCGATTCGAACATCTGCCACGGCAAGCCGGTGATTCGCGGTCTGCGCTATCCCGTGCAGTCGATGCTGGAGTGCCTAGCTGGCGGCGACTCCATCGAGGACATTGTGGCCGCGTTCCCTGACCTGAAGCGCGGCGATCTCCTCACCTGCCTGGAGTTCGCGGCGCGCTCGCTTGAGGTCAAGCGCTCGCACCTGACGGCGGCGTGA
- a CDS encoding cupin domain-containing protein produces the protein MPARTFDWRDDPTGTVIAVPDVRARFLKRNPDDALGGFHSHEESNGIETWVVLEGKVRFEFDDGEVIATPGQSVVAYPHEKHRVSCAGDEPCVYFLTLTPHREPTHTFYDDNGNRLPSRVGTVNTTWCGEPSLGELPTKV, from the coding sequence ATGCCGGCTCGAACCTTTGACTGGCGCGACGATCCGACCGGAACCGTGATCGCCGTGCCAGACGTGCGCGCACGCTTCCTCAAGCGCAACCCGGACGACGCACTCGGCGGCTTCCACAGCCACGAGGAGTCGAATGGCATCGAGACGTGGGTGGTCCTCGAAGGCAAGGTTCGCTTCGAGTTCGACGACGGCGAGGTCATCGCCACGCCGGGCCAGTCTGTGGTGGCCTACCCACACGAGAAGCACCGTGTCTCCTGCGCCGGCGATGAGCCCTGCGTCTACTTCCTGACGCTGACGCCGCACCGCGAGCCGACGCACACCTTCTACGACGACAACGGCAACCGTCTCCCGTCACGCGTCGGGACGGTCAACACGACGTGGTGCGGCGAGCCGTCGCTGGGCGAGCTGCCCACGAAGGTCTAG
- a CDS encoding SMP-30/gluconolactonase/LRE family protein: MSATVVLDPRLADLVDPSATPEQIASGCVFTEGPLWSHRDQWLTFSDVRGNTMYRWTESGGQQVFRKPSQVANGNTYDLGHNIVTCEHQGRRVSRTSPDGRIETVVDRYDGKRLNSPNDVICLANGDLIFTDPPYGLRQPDGTFAPGETPFNGVYRVSASDGSIRLLVDDFERPNGLVLRDDGRTLLIDDTDRHHVRAFDVNDDGSLSNDRVFAEVTYGSTVGRPDGMKLDVLGNLYVTANTEDGLWVYAPDGAPLGFIGTPEPPANCAWGGPGNRMLFITANTGVYRLTMKVSGQAIHANQPA; encoded by the coding sequence ATGAGCGCCACCGTCGTCCTCGATCCCAGGCTCGCAGACCTGGTTGACCCATCGGCCACACCCGAGCAGATCGCCAGCGGCTGTGTCTTCACCGAGGGACCGCTCTGGAGCCACCGCGACCAGTGGCTGACCTTCAGCGACGTACGCGGCAACACGATGTACCGCTGGACCGAGTCGGGCGGCCAACAGGTCTTCCGGAAGCCGAGTCAGGTCGCGAACGGGAACACCTACGATCTCGGGCACAACATCGTCACCTGCGAGCACCAGGGCCGGCGCGTGTCGCGGACGTCCCCCGATGGCCGCATCGAGACGGTCGTGGACCGCTACGACGGCAAGCGGCTGAACAGCCCCAACGACGTGATCTGCCTCGCGAACGGCGACCTGATCTTCACCGATCCGCCGTACGGCCTGCGTCAGCCGGACGGGACGTTCGCACCCGGCGAGACGCCATTCAACGGCGTCTATCGGGTGTCGGCGTCGGACGGCAGCATCCGGCTGCTGGTGGACGACTTCGAGCGCCCGAACGGCCTCGTCCTCAGGGACGACGGCCGCACGCTGTTGATCGACGACACGGACCGCCACCACGTCCGCGCGTTCGACGTGAACGACGACGGCAGCCTGAGCAACGATCGGGTCTTCGCGGAAGTCACCTACGGCAGCACGGTCGGCCGGCCGGACGGCATGAAGCTGGACGTGCTCGGCAACCTCTACGTGACGGCGAACACGGAGGACGGCCTGTGGGTCTACGCGCCAGACGGCGCTCCGCTCGGGTTCATCGGCACGCCCGAGCCGCCGGCTAACTGCGCCTGGGGCGGCCCTGGGAATCGGATGCTGTTCATCACGGCGAACACCGGCGTCTACCGTCTGACCATGAAGGTGTCAGGTCAGGCGATCCACGCCAACCAGCCGGCGTAG
- the trpS gene encoding tryptophan--tRNA ligase encodes MTAGSQAKKGRILTGDRPTGKLHLGHYVGSLANRVKLQDTYDCYFIVADYHALTTRFDNPRDIGENVHELVLDYLSVGMDPDKSVIYLQSLVPETCELHLLFSMLVSVPRLERLPTLKDVVRDLKLETASYGLLGYPVLQSADILIVRGNLVPVGKDQSSHIEITREIGRRFNDLYGEVFPIAEALIGDVPTLVGIDGKAKMSKSLNNAIMLADSPEEVKRKVMGMYTDPTRLRATDPGTVEGNPVFQYHDAFNPNLDEVNDLKDRYRVGKVGDVEVKRKLIAALENFLEPIRERRAKVESQPGLVDDVIAEGSRKARREAEETIRMARDAMGINYFASERPDMAGSRRG; translated from the coding sequence ATGACCGCAGGTTCTCAGGCCAAGAAGGGCCGCATTCTCACTGGCGACCGGCCCACCGGCAAGCTCCACCTGGGGCACTACGTCGGCTCGCTCGCCAACCGCGTCAAGCTCCAGGACACCTACGACTGCTACTTCATCGTCGCCGACTACCACGCGCTGACCACCCGCTTCGACAACCCCCGCGACATCGGCGAGAACGTCCATGAGCTGGTGCTCGACTACCTGAGCGTCGGCATGGACCCCGACAAGAGCGTCATCTACCTGCAGTCGCTCGTCCCCGAGACCTGCGAGCTCCACTTGCTGTTCAGCATGCTCGTCTCGGTGCCGAGGCTGGAGCGCCTTCCCACGCTCAAGGACGTCGTGCGCGATCTCAAGCTGGAGACGGCCTCGTACGGGCTGCTCGGCTACCCGGTGCTCCAAAGTGCTGACATCCTGATCGTGCGGGGCAACCTCGTGCCGGTCGGCAAGGACCAGTCGTCGCACATCGAGATCACCCGCGAGATCGGTCGCCGCTTCAACGACCTCTACGGCGAAGTCTTCCCCATCGCCGAGGCGCTCATCGGCGACGTGCCCACCCTCGTCGGGATCGATGGCAAGGCCAAGATGAGCAAGAGCCTCAACAATGCCATCATGCTGGCCGACTCGCCCGAGGAGGTCAAGCGCAAGGTCATGGGGATGTACACCGACCCGACCCGCCTGCGCGCCACCGATCCGGGGACGGTCGAGGGCAACCCCGTCTTCCAGTACCACGACGCCTTCAACCCGAACCTGGACGAGGTCAACGACCTGAAGGACCGCTACCGCGTCGGGAAGGTCGGCGACGTCGAGGTCAAGCGCAAGCTGATCGCCGCCCTGGAGAACTTCCTCGAGCCGATCCGCGAGCGCCGCGCCAAGGTCGAGAGCCAGCCCGGCCTGGTGGACGACGTCATCGCCGAGGGCAGCCGCAAGGCTCGCCGCGAGGCCGAGGAGACGATCCGCATGGCCCGAGACGCCATGGGCATCAACTACTTCGCCAGCGAGCGGCCGGACATGGCCGGATCACGGAGGGGCTGA
- a CDS encoding adenylate/guanylate cyclase domain-containing protein, which yields MDALFGPGRSRLQELLRQYNEYPERQEQIDTQIHAEFCKPVSIMVLDSCGFSRSVRQHGIVNYLARLERLGRMVRPIIEAHHGRVLRVEADNIFALFTGPEDATRCALEIQQHVEIANEPLPAASEIYVAIGIGYGRMLLVGEDDAWGDEMNIACKLGEDLAERGEILLTAAAYEAVASAGVATFAAWSVSISGLDLTAHKVVR from the coding sequence ATGGACGCACTGTTTGGACCGGGCCGGTCGCGGCTGCAGGAGCTCTTGAGGCAGTACAACGAGTATCCGGAGCGGCAGGAGCAGATCGACACGCAGATCCACGCCGAGTTCTGCAAGCCGGTCTCGATCATGGTGCTGGACAGCTGCGGCTTCTCGCGGTCGGTGCGCCAGCACGGCATCGTCAACTACCTGGCTCGGCTGGAGCGACTCGGGCGGATGGTCCGGCCGATCATCGAAGCTCATCATGGGCGCGTGCTGCGCGTCGAGGCGGACAACATCTTCGCGCTGTTCACGGGGCCGGAGGATGCGACGCGCTGCGCACTGGAGATCCAGCAGCACGTCGAGATCGCGAACGAGCCACTGCCGGCCGCCAGCGAGATCTACGTGGCCATCGGCATCGGCTACGGGCGGATGCTGCTGGTTGGCGAGGATGACGCGTGGGGCGACGAGATGAACATCGCGTGCAAGCTGGGGGAGGACCTGGCGGAGCGTGGCGAGATCCTGCTGACGGCGGCAGCCTACGAGGCCGTGGCGAGCGCCGGCGTGGCGACGTTCGCGGCGTGGTCAGTCAGCATCTCCGGGCTGGACCTGACGGCGCACAAGGTCGTGCGCTAG
- a CDS encoding LLM class F420-dependent oxidoreductase has protein sequence MAKIKIGVQIRPQHTTWEAYRDAWLWADQAGVDVIYNWDHFFPLFGTWDGNPHQGDHLEPWTLLAALGAQTKQAAVSCLVLCMGYRNPALLSNMAKTMDLITDGRFVLGIGAGWAQRDYDEFGFEFGTPGSRLKHLEEGLAIIKDRWSKDEPKPVNGSIPILIGGAGEKVTLRITAQYADQWHTHGTPEVFAAKSAVLDEWCAKLGRDPSTIERVCAARPEQFDILDQYVKVGATQLIYGWDDPWKTDQIEWLLKWRDEANA, from the coding sequence ATGGCGAAGATCAAGATCGGCGTACAGATCCGTCCGCAGCACACCACCTGGGAGGCGTACCGCGATGCCTGGCTCTGGGCGGACCAGGCAGGCGTGGACGTCATCTACAACTGGGACCACTTCTTCCCGCTCTTCGGCACCTGGGATGGCAACCCTCACCAGGGCGACCATCTGGAGCCGTGGACGCTGCTCGCGGCGCTCGGAGCGCAGACGAAGCAGGCCGCCGTCAGCTGCCTCGTGCTCTGCATGGGCTACCGCAACCCGGCCCTGCTGTCGAACATGGCCAAGACCATGGATCTCATCACGGACGGACGGTTCGTGCTGGGCATCGGCGCCGGCTGGGCACAACGGGACTACGACGAGTTCGGCTTCGAGTTCGGGACGCCCGGCAGCCGGCTCAAGCACCTCGAAGAGGGGCTCGCCATCATCAAGGATCGGTGGAGCAAGGACGAGCCGAAACCCGTCAACGGCAGTATTCCGATCCTGATCGGTGGGGCCGGCGAGAAGGTGACGCTGCGAATCACCGCCCAGTACGCCGACCAGTGGCACACCCACGGCACGCCTGAGGTGTTCGCCGCCAAGAGCGCCGTCCTCGACGAGTGGTGCGCCAAACTCGGGCGAGACCCGTCGACGATCGAGCGGGTCTGCGCGGCGCGCCCCGAGCAGTTCGACATCCTCGACCAGTACGTGAAGGTCGGCGCGACCCAGCTCATCTACGGCTGGGACGACCCGTGGAAGACGGACCAGATCGAGTGGCTGCTCAAGTGGCGCGACGAGGCCAACGCCTGA
- a CDS encoding bifunctional folylpolyglutamate synthase/dihydrofolate synthase, producing MRADSAIPDPAYQDALHWLYGLSPNIRTAAQIVADHPRKLARTRALLDLLGGPDRQLASVLVAGTKGKGSVAAYTESMLRAAGYAVGMVSSPHLTSWCERTRIDGQDVEPSTVARLMPAIREAVDRLGHERPDLGQATTFEAGFAFALLAFVAAGVQIAVVEAGVGGLHDATNVLDPLAVALTPVSYDHMATLGPTLTHITREKTGVFRAGRLAASARQPAEAQAVIDRAAEASGARLEMVGQEWQWHPEDGGAGCGTFVVAGPRGTFRRLQTPLLGRHQRENAALAVALVTDIPRQPDAPRPLGAGASAGPRAASPGLPALASAVRSGLASVRWPGRLQVLRSSPWLVLDGAHNGDSARRLAEAVSECFPSERRRLVFGTSVGKDVTRMLDALLPIMDGVTLTRSHHERSVPLDELARIVAARGVEARIIPEVRDAIGETLAEAGPRDLVLVTGSLFVVGEALEEDERGRAPVRGSPTTEAATEVVEGGA from the coding sequence ATGCGAGCCGACTCCGCGATCCCTGACCCAGCCTACCAGGATGCGCTGCACTGGCTGTACGGCCTCTCGCCGAACATCCGCACCGCCGCGCAGATCGTGGCCGACCATCCGCGCAAGCTCGCCAGGACGCGCGCGCTGCTCGACCTGCTGGGCGGCCCCGACCGGCAGCTTGCCAGCGTCCTGGTCGCCGGGACCAAGGGGAAGGGCTCGGTGGCGGCGTATACCGAGTCGATGCTGCGCGCGGCCGGCTACGCGGTCGGGATGGTCTCGTCGCCGCACCTGACCAGCTGGTGCGAGCGGACCCGCATCGACGGGCAGGATGTCGAGCCGTCCACCGTGGCGCGGCTGATGCCGGCGATCCGCGAGGCGGTGGATCGGCTCGGGCACGAGCGGCCAGACCTCGGGCAGGCCACCACGTTCGAGGCCGGCTTCGCCTTCGCGCTGCTGGCATTCGTCGCGGCCGGCGTGCAGATCGCCGTGGTCGAGGCGGGGGTGGGCGGCCTCCATGACGCCACGAATGTGCTCGATCCGCTCGCCGTGGCGCTTACGCCCGTCAGCTACGACCACATGGCGACCCTTGGGCCGACCCTCACCCACATCACGAGGGAGAAGACGGGCGTGTTTCGAGCGGGCCGCCTCGCCGCCTCGGCGCGGCAGCCCGCTGAGGCCCAGGCAGTGATCGACCGGGCCGCCGAGGCGAGCGGCGCGCGCCTGGAGATGGTCGGGCAGGAGTGGCAGTGGCATCCCGAGGACGGTGGGGCCGGCTGCGGGACGTTTGTGGTGGCGGGGCCGCGCGGGACGTTTCGGCGCTTGCAGACGCCGCTGCTCGGGCGGCACCAGCGCGAGAACGCCGCCCTGGCTGTGGCCCTGGTGACCGACATCCCGCGGCAGCCCGATGCTCCCCGTCCCCTCGGCGCAGGGGCGAGCGCCGGGCCGCGGGCGGCATCGCCCGGGTTGCCGGCCCTGGCGAGCGCCGTCCGGAGCGGGCTGGCGTCGGTCCGCTGGCCGGGCCGACTCCAGGTGCTGCGGTCGTCGCCCTGGCTCGTGCTGGACGGCGCGCACAACGGCGACTCGGCGCGGCGGCTGGCGGAGGCCGTGTCCGAGTGCTTCCCCAGCGAGCGCCGGCGGCTGGTCTTTGGCACGTCGGTCGGGAAGGACGTGACACGGATGCTCGACGCGCTGCTGCCCATCATGGACGGCGTGACGCTGACCCGCTCGCACCACGAGCGCTCGGTGCCGCTGGACGAGCTGGCGCGGATCGTGGCGGCGCGCGGCGTCGAGGCGCGCATCATCCCTGAGGTCCGCGACGCCATCGGCGAGACGCTGGCCGAGGCCGGCCCGCGCGACCTCGTGCTGGTGACCGGCTCGCTGTTCGTCGTGGGGGAGGCGCTGGAGGAGGACGAACGCGGCCGGGCGCCGGTACGCGGGTCGCCTACGACCGAGGCGGCAACCGAGGTGGTGGAGGGGGGAGCATGA
- the larC gene encoding nickel pincer cofactor biosynthesis protein LarC, whose amino-acid sequence MSEMDEHGHGHPHPEPRRQPHDHPHPRENQAPQVPGHAEPHPHEQQPPADAAPSAPASAGRSILSSWTPRAPSELRTPLLYVDCFSGVAGDMLLGAQLDAGLSLDVLREGLAALDLSGYELSVATKQSFGVSGTKFDVLIDERVQPSRGLGDILAMLERSALPAWVRTKAVAVFWRLARAEARIHNTTPEQIHFHEVGAVDSLVDIVGNLIGLHTLGIREVYASSLPLPGGTVRMEHGLLPAPPPATLEILAGVAAPTRPAPVLGELVTPTGAALLAELATFEQPMMRVRRVGYGYGTKELPWPNCVRIWLGERWTPGPPRLSPPVRAAERTALAHPEEVAPPTSQGNLAASGPSRNLTPPARLSGAESWEGQMSCADPPSPACGGGGRGVGGDSLVADEVTVIEANLDDSTPEQLGYAMELLLAAGALDVSFTALQMKKHRPGVLLAAIARPEQARELAGLILRETSTFGVRMTRAERLIVRRRVETVLTPYGEVRVKLKLLDERATASPEYEDCSALARQHGVPLADVYRAALQAADILGARGDSPA is encoded by the coding sequence ATGAGCGAGATGGACGAGCACGGCCACGGTCATCCGCACCCGGAGCCGCGGCGGCAGCCGCACGACCATCCGCACCCGCGCGAGAATCAGGCGCCGCAGGTGCCCGGGCATGCAGAGCCGCACCCGCACGAGCAGCAGCCACCAGCAGACGCTGCGCCGTCTGCGCCGGCCAGTGCGGGTCGCTCGATCCTTTCGTCCTGGACGCCGCGCGCCCCGAGTGAGCTCCGGACCCCGCTTCTGTACGTGGACTGCTTCAGCGGCGTGGCCGGCGACATGCTGCTGGGCGCGCAGCTCGATGCCGGACTGTCGCTCGACGTGCTGCGAGAGGGATTGGCGGCGCTCGACCTGTCCGGCTACGAGCTGAGCGTAGCGACGAAGCAGTCGTTCGGCGTCTCCGGCACCAAGTTCGATGTGCTCATCGACGAGCGGGTGCAGCCCTCGCGCGGCCTCGGCGATATCCTGGCGATGCTCGAACGGAGCGCCCTGCCGGCGTGGGTCCGCACAAAGGCGGTGGCCGTGTTCTGGCGGCTGGCCCGCGCCGAGGCCAGGATCCACAACACCACGCCCGAGCAGATCCACTTTCACGAGGTCGGGGCGGTCGATTCTCTCGTGGACATCGTCGGCAACCTGATCGGGCTGCACACGCTGGGTATCCGCGAGGTCTACGCGTCGAGCCTGCCGCTGCCCGGCGGGACGGTCCGGATGGAGCACGGGCTGTTGCCAGCCCCGCCGCCAGCCACGTTGGAGATCCTGGCCGGGGTGGCCGCGCCGACGCGCCCGGCGCCCGTCCTGGGAGAACTGGTCACGCCGACCGGCGCGGCGCTGCTGGCCGAGCTTGCGACCTTCGAGCAGCCAATGATGCGGGTGCGACGGGTCGGGTACGGCTACGGCACGAAGGAATTGCCGTGGCCGAACTGTGTGCGGATCTGGCTGGGCGAGCGTTGGACGCCGGGACCGCCGCGCCTCTCGCCGCCAGTTCGGGCGGCCGAACGCACAGCCCTCGCCCACCCGGAGGAGGTGGCCCCGCCAACTTCGCAGGGGAACCTCGCCGCCTCAGGACCATCGCGTAACCTCACCCCCCCAGCTCGGCTATCTGGCGCGGAGAGTTGGGAGGGCCAGATGTCGTGCGCGGACCCCCCCTCTCCCGCGTGCGGGGGAGGGGGTCGGGGGGTGGGAGGTGACTCCCTGGTCGCCGACGAGGTCACCGTCATCGAGGCCAACCTGGACGACAGCACGCCTGAACAGCTCGGCTACGCCATGGAGTTGCTGCTCGCGGCCGGGGCGCTCGACGTCTCCTTCACGGCCCTCCAGATGAAGAAGCACCGCCCGGGCGTGCTGCTGGCGGCGATCGCGCGGCCCGAGCAGGCCCGAGAGCTGGCCGGCCTGATCCTCCGCGAGACCTCGACGTTCGGGGTCCGCATGACGCGCGCCGAGCGGCTCATCGTTCGGCGGCGCGTCGAGACCGTCCTCACACCGTACGGTGAGGTGCGCGTCAAGCTCAAGCTGCTCGACGAGCGAGCCACCGCCTCGCCCGAGTACGAGGATTGCTCGGCGCTGGCCCGCCAGCACGGTGTCCCGCTGGCAGATGTCTACCGAGCCGCGCTGCAGGCCGCCGATATCCTGGGTGCCCGGGGTGATTCGCCGGCATAG